One genomic region from Actinocatenispora thailandica encodes:
- a CDS encoding DUF72 domain-containing protein, with the protein MGEIRVGTASWTDRTLLDSGWYPASADNPERRLSYYASRFPLVEVDATYYTPPAERTASSWAARTPAGFTFTIKAFSLLTGHPTRVSAIYKDLRPDTDKRNVYPKDLPAQALEDCWDRFLSALDPLVQAGKLGGILFQFPPWFTIRRDNKQFVLECAHRCAPIPALVELRNASWFDGDNADETLELLSRNEIPYVAVDMPQGHRSSVPPVLRATAPISVMRFHGHSSQWTSKDIHQKFGYHYSDAELAEWAPRLARLADDSDRTYVLLNNCYRDYAQTNATRLTELLEAEHASVALP; encoded by the coding sequence ATGGGGGAGATCCGGGTGGGGACCGCGTCCTGGACCGACCGGACGCTGCTCGACTCCGGCTGGTACCCGGCCTCGGCCGACAACCCGGAGCGGCGACTGAGCTACTACGCCAGCCGGTTCCCGCTGGTCGAGGTGGACGCCACGTACTACACGCCGCCGGCCGAGCGCACCGCGAGCAGTTGGGCCGCTCGTACGCCGGCCGGGTTCACCTTCACGATCAAGGCGTTCAGCCTGCTGACCGGGCACCCGACCCGGGTGTCGGCGATCTACAAGGACCTGCGGCCGGACACCGACAAGCGCAACGTGTACCCGAAGGACCTGCCCGCGCAGGCCCTGGAGGACTGCTGGGACCGGTTCCTCTCCGCGCTGGACCCGCTGGTGCAGGCCGGCAAGCTCGGCGGGATCCTGTTCCAGTTCCCGCCGTGGTTCACCATCCGGCGCGACAACAAGCAGTTCGTGCTGGAGTGCGCGCACCGGTGCGCACCGATCCCGGCACTGGTGGAGTTGCGCAACGCCAGCTGGTTCGACGGCGACAACGCCGACGAGACGCTGGAGTTGTTGTCCCGCAACGAGATCCCGTACGTGGCAGTCGACATGCCGCAGGGCCACCGCTCCTCGGTACCGCCGGTGCTGCGCGCCACCGCACCGATCTCGGTGATGCGCTTCCATGGCCACAGTTCACAGTGGACTAGCAAGGACATCCACCAGAAGTTCGGCTACCACTACTCCGACGCCGAACTCGCCGAGTGGGCGCCGCGGCTGGCCCGGCTCGCCGACGACTCGGACCGCACCTACGTCCTGCTGAACAACTGCTACCGCGACTACGCCCAGACCAACGCG